The Cryptococcus decagattii chromosome 1, complete sequence genome includes a region encoding these proteins:
- a CDS encoding hydroxyacylglutathione hydrolase, with protein sequence MLTLAARISAPRFSRQLSTSFISKMKVLPYQARSDNWMYLTIDSSNEAAVVDPYDASKISDAIKEQGVNVTSLITTHHHADHSGGNSKFLSLHPNLKAYAGSTKSPGTNIVVKDGDTFTLGQDITVKCLHTPCHTQDSICFFLEDNKTGQRGVFTGDTLFLAGCGRFFEGTPEKMHAALTKLSNLPEDTVVYNGHEYTKGSAKFGLTIEPDNQHLKELLKKAENDSCTTGKSTIRDEKNWNVFMRLDTPQAKQATGKTEAVQIMGRLREMKNAM encoded by the exons ATGCTCACCCTTGCTGCTCGTATATCAGCACCCAGATTCTCGAGGCAATTGTCCACCTCCTTCAT CTCCAAAATGAAAGTATTGCCATACCAAGCCAGGTCAGACAACTGGATGTACCTCACCATCGACTCCTCAAATGAGGCAGCCGTAGTCGACCCCTACGATGCCAGCAAAATTTCTGATGCCATCAAAGAGCAGGGTGTGAATGTTACAAGCCTGATCACAACCCATCACCATGCGGATCATTCGGGCGGAAACAGCAAGTTT TTATCACTTCACCCAAATCTTAAGGCCTACGCAGGATCTACTAAGAGTCCAGGTACGAACATTGTGGTCAAGGATGGAGATACCTTCACTCTTGGCCAAGATATAACCGTGAA ATGCCTTCACACACCTTGCCATACCCAGGATTccatctgcttcttcctcgagGATAACAAAACAGGGCAAAGAGGCGTCTTCACTGG GGACACTTTATTCCTCGCTGGATGCGGTCGATTTTTCGAAG GTACCCCTGAGAAGATGCACGCTGCCCTTACAAAGCTCTCTAACCTCCCTGAAGATACGGTAGTATACAACGGCCACGAATATACCAAAGGATCAGCCAAATTTGGCCTCACGATTGAGCCAGATAACCAACACCTCAAGGA ACTTCTCAAGAAGGCCGAAAATGACTCGTGCACCACGGGCAAGTCAACTATCAGGGATGAAAAAAACTGGAACGTGTTTATGAGACTCGACACTCCTCAGGCAAA ACAAGCGACTGGGAAGACGGAAGCTGTACAAATAATGGGCCGTttgagggagatgaagaacgCTATGTGA